A single region of the Triticum dicoccoides isolate Atlit2015 ecotype Zavitan chromosome 2B, WEW_v2.0, whole genome shotgun sequence genome encodes:
- the LOC119362503 gene encoding probable indole-3-acetic acid-amido synthetase GH3.11 isoform X2, translated as MLTVNAKEAQQLILTKILERNQASEYLSKFMNRSTNTSTFKRNVPVVTYDVVQPYITRISTGEDSSIISGDRIVELLRSSGTSRGEPRLMPAISEDLDRRTYLYSLLMPIMNKYVSGLGEGKAMYLLFVKAETLTNSGIPVRSVLTSYYKSPHFLRRKHDLYNNYTSPDEVILCPDSQQSMYCQLLCGLVERQHVLRLGAVFASAFLRSISFLEQHWCDLVNDIRIGKLNPNVTNTECRLAMEGFLALPNPELADELEEICGCGPWKGILGRLWPNVKYIEAVLTGTMAQYIPMLEFYSGGRIPLVCIMYASSESYFGVNLRPLCKPTDVSYTILPNMAYFEFIPLEDGLRVTDDEEVVGNDKLVSLVDVKVGCYYELVVTTFSGLYRYRVGDVLQVTGFYNRAPQFKFICRRNVILSIDTDKTNEEDLHNSVTRAKKILEDRNHILLEYTSYPDTSTVPGHYVLFWEIKSTCEGVQPLDPQLLESCCISVEESLDYIYRRCRAHDKSVGPLEIRLVEAGAFDALMDLLVSQGSSINQYKTPRCIESGLALKLLNSKVTASFFSPRDPEWTM; from the exons ATGCTGACAGTGAATGCCAAGGAAGCCCAACAGCTTATACTGACAAAAATCCTTGAGAGGAACCAGGCTAGTGAGTACTTGAGCAAATTCATGAATAGATCCACAAACACATCCACCTTCAAGAGAAACGTCCCAGTAGTGACATATGATGTGGTCCAGCCGTACATCACAAGGATCTCAACTGGCGAGGATTCTTCCATTATATCTGGAGACCGAATCGTAGAACTGCTGAGAAG CTCTGGAACTTCTCGGGGTGAGCCAAGATTGATGCCAGCCATCTCCGAGGATCTTGACCGTCGAACCTACCTTTATAGTCTGCTAATGCCGATAATGAACAA GTATGTATCAGGCCTTGGTGAGGGGAAGGCCATGTATCTTCTCTTTGTGAAAGCGGAAACACTGACGAATTCTGGCATTCCAGTTCGATCAGTCCTCACTAGCTATTACAAGAGCCCTCACTTCCTGCGCCGCAAACATGACTTGTACAACAACTACACCAGTCCTGATGAGGTCATCCTTTGCCCTGACAGCCAGCAGAGCATGTACTGCCAGCTGCTCTGCGGCCTGGTTGAACGCCAGCATGTCCTCCGTCTTGGGGCAGTCTTTGCCTCGGCGTTCCTTCGGTCTATCAGCTTTCTTGAGCAGCACTGGTGTGACCTTGTCAATGACATACGTATTGGTAAACTCAATCCCAATGTCACCAACACCGAGTGCCGGTTGGCCATGGAGGGCTTTCTCGCATTGCCCAACCCGGAGCTCGCTGATGAGCTTGAGGAAATCTGTGGCTGTGGGCCATGGAAGGGGATTCTAGGCAGGCTATGGCCTAACGTCAAGTACATCGAAGCTGTTCTTACAGGCACAATGGCACAATACATCCCCATGCTGGAGTTCTATAGTGGTGGTAGGATTCCCTTGGTATGCATTATGTACGCCTCGTCGGAGAGCTATTTTGGTGTCAATCTGAGGCCACTGTGCAAACCAACCGACGTGTCTTACACCATCCTCCCGAACATGGCCTACTTTGAGTTCATTCCTTTGGAGGATGGCCTCAGAGTGACGGATGATGAGGAGGTGGTGGGGAATGACAAGCTTGTCAGCCTGGTGGATGTCAAGGTCGGATGCTACTATGAGCTTGTGGTCACCACATTTTCTG GCCTTTACAGGTATAGGGTTGGCGATGTGCTTCAGGTCACAGGCTTCTACAACCGTGCGCCGCAGTTCAAATTCATCTGCCGGAGAAACGTGATCCTCAGCATCGACACCGACAAGACCAACGAGGAGGATCTCCACAACAGCGTCACGCGTGCCAAGAAGATCCTGGAGGACAGAAACCACATCCTCCTGGAGTACACCAGCTACCCAGACACTTCCACTGTCCCTGGCCACTATGTGCTCTTCTGGGAGATCAAGTCCACCTGCGAAGGCGTGCAGCCCCTCGACCCTCAGCTCCTCGAGAGCTGCTGCATCTCCGTGGAGGAGTCGCTCGACTACATCTACAGGCGCTGCAGGGCGCACGACAAGTCGGTAGGCCCGCTGGAGATACGGCTGGTCGAGGCCGGCGCGTTTGATGCTCTGATGGATCTGCTGGTCAGCCAGGGCAGCTCCATCAACCAGTACAAGACCCCGAGGTGCATCGAGTCCGGCCTCGCGCTGAAGCTGCTCAACTCCAAGGTCACTGCTTCCTTCTTCAGCCCTCGGGATCCTGAGTGGACCATGTAA
- the LOC119362503 gene encoding probable indole-3-acetic acid-amido synthetase GH3.11 isoform X1, whose amino-acid sequence MDNNELGCKQNDALQELEMLTVNAKEAQQLILTKILERNQASEYLSKFMNRSTNTSTFKRNVPVVTYDVVQPYITRISTGEDSSIISGDRIVELLRSSGTSRGEPRLMPAISEDLDRRTYLYSLLMPIMNKYVSGLGEGKAMYLLFVKAETLTNSGIPVRSVLTSYYKSPHFLRRKHDLYNNYTSPDEVILCPDSQQSMYCQLLCGLVERQHVLRLGAVFASAFLRSISFLEQHWCDLVNDIRIGKLNPNVTNTECRLAMEGFLALPNPELADELEEICGCGPWKGILGRLWPNVKYIEAVLTGTMAQYIPMLEFYSGGRIPLVCIMYASSESYFGVNLRPLCKPTDVSYTILPNMAYFEFIPLEDGLRVTDDEEVVGNDKLVSLVDVKVGCYYELVVTTFSGLYRYRVGDVLQVTGFYNRAPQFKFICRRNVILSIDTDKTNEEDLHNSVTRAKKILEDRNHILLEYTSYPDTSTVPGHYVLFWEIKSTCEGVQPLDPQLLESCCISVEESLDYIYRRCRAHDKSVGPLEIRLVEAGAFDALMDLLVSQGSSINQYKTPRCIESGLALKLLNSKVTASFFSPRDPEWTM is encoded by the exons ATGGACAATAATGAGTTAGGCTGCAAGCAAAACGACGCTCTTCAAGAGCTCGAGATGCTGACAGTGAATGCCAAGGAAGCCCAACAGCTTATACTGACAAAAATCCTTGAGAGGAACCAGGCTAGTGAGTACTTGAGCAAATTCATGAATAGATCCACAAACACATCCACCTTCAAGAGAAACGTCCCAGTAGTGACATATGATGTGGTCCAGCCGTACATCACAAGGATCTCAACTGGCGAGGATTCTTCCATTATATCTGGAGACCGAATCGTAGAACTGCTGAGAAG CTCTGGAACTTCTCGGGGTGAGCCAAGATTGATGCCAGCCATCTCCGAGGATCTTGACCGTCGAACCTACCTTTATAGTCTGCTAATGCCGATAATGAACAA GTATGTATCAGGCCTTGGTGAGGGGAAGGCCATGTATCTTCTCTTTGTGAAAGCGGAAACACTGACGAATTCTGGCATTCCAGTTCGATCAGTCCTCACTAGCTATTACAAGAGCCCTCACTTCCTGCGCCGCAAACATGACTTGTACAACAACTACACCAGTCCTGATGAGGTCATCCTTTGCCCTGACAGCCAGCAGAGCATGTACTGCCAGCTGCTCTGCGGCCTGGTTGAACGCCAGCATGTCCTCCGTCTTGGGGCAGTCTTTGCCTCGGCGTTCCTTCGGTCTATCAGCTTTCTTGAGCAGCACTGGTGTGACCTTGTCAATGACATACGTATTGGTAAACTCAATCCCAATGTCACCAACACCGAGTGCCGGTTGGCCATGGAGGGCTTTCTCGCATTGCCCAACCCGGAGCTCGCTGATGAGCTTGAGGAAATCTGTGGCTGTGGGCCATGGAAGGGGATTCTAGGCAGGCTATGGCCTAACGTCAAGTACATCGAAGCTGTTCTTACAGGCACAATGGCACAATACATCCCCATGCTGGAGTTCTATAGTGGTGGTAGGATTCCCTTGGTATGCATTATGTACGCCTCGTCGGAGAGCTATTTTGGTGTCAATCTGAGGCCACTGTGCAAACCAACCGACGTGTCTTACACCATCCTCCCGAACATGGCCTACTTTGAGTTCATTCCTTTGGAGGATGGCCTCAGAGTGACGGATGATGAGGAGGTGGTGGGGAATGACAAGCTTGTCAGCCTGGTGGATGTCAAGGTCGGATGCTACTATGAGCTTGTGGTCACCACATTTTCTG GCCTTTACAGGTATAGGGTTGGCGATGTGCTTCAGGTCACAGGCTTCTACAACCGTGCGCCGCAGTTCAAATTCATCTGCCGGAGAAACGTGATCCTCAGCATCGACACCGACAAGACCAACGAGGAGGATCTCCACAACAGCGTCACGCGTGCCAAGAAGATCCTGGAGGACAGAAACCACATCCTCCTGGAGTACACCAGCTACCCAGACACTTCCACTGTCCCTGGCCACTATGTGCTCTTCTGGGAGATCAAGTCCACCTGCGAAGGCGTGCAGCCCCTCGACCCTCAGCTCCTCGAGAGCTGCTGCATCTCCGTGGAGGAGTCGCTCGACTACATCTACAGGCGCTGCAGGGCGCACGACAAGTCGGTAGGCCCGCTGGAGATACGGCTGGTCGAGGCCGGCGCGTTTGATGCTCTGATGGATCTGCTGGTCAGCCAGGGCAGCTCCATCAACCAGTACAAGACCCCGAGGTGCATCGAGTCCGGCCTCGCGCTGAAGCTGCTCAACTCCAAGGTCACTGCTTCCTTCTTCAGCCCTCGGGATCCTGAGTGGACCATGTAA